In Rattus norvegicus strain BN/NHsdMcwi chromosome 3, GRCr8, whole genome shotgun sequence, a genomic segment contains:
- the Ptgds gene encoding prostaglandin-H2 D-isomerase precursor produces the protein MAALPMLWTGLVLLGLLGFPQTPAQGHDTVQPNFQQDKFLGRWYSAGLASNSSWFREKKELLFMCQTVVAPSTEGGLNLTSTFLRKNQCETKVMVLQPAGVPGQYTYNSPHWGSFHSLSVVETDYDEYAFLFSKGTKGPGQDFRMATLYSRAQLLKEELKEKFITFSKDQGLTEEDIVFLPQPDKCIQE, from the exons atggctgctcttccaatgCTGTGGACCGGGCTGGTCCTCTTGGGTCTCTTGGGATTTCCACAGACCCCAGCCCAGGGCCATGACACAGTGCAGCCCAACTTTCAACAAGACAAG TTCCTGGGGCGCTGGTACAGCGCGGGCCTCGCCTCCAATTCAAGCTGGTTCCGGGAGAAGAAAGAGCTACTGTTTATGTGCCAGACAGTGGTAGCTCCCTCCACAGAAGGCGGCCTCAACCTCACCTCTACCTTCCTAAG GAAAAACCAGTGTGAGACCAAGGTGATGGTACTGCAGCCGGCAGGGGTTCCCGGACAGTACACCTACAACAGCCCCC ACTGGGGCAGCTTCCACTCCCTCTCAGTGGTAGAAACCGACTACGATGAGTACGCGTTCCTGTTCAGCAAGGGCACCAAGGGCCCAGGCCAGGACTTCCGCATGGCCACCCTCTACA GCAGAGCCCAGCTTCTGAAGGAGGAACTGAAGGAGAAATTCATCACCTTTAGCAAGGACCAGGGCCTCACAGAGGAGGACATTGTTTTCCTGCCCCAACCGG